The following are encoded together in the Raineyella sp. LH-20 genome:
- a CDS encoding DUF4352 domain-containing protein yields the protein MSQPPFPQQPNPQFQQVPGQPTPPQQPVKPRKKWYQRVWVWILVAIVFIVIAANGNKGGDTTAGSTPSQAPTQATTQQAGEQVAAQPEKAPEKPSEQTFAMNQPVDTNDLQYTVTKVQKGVSKVGNEYLNQKAQGQYVLVSVTVKNTSKSASTFTSSLVKLYDKDGNEYSTDTMAEIYANDQNTTFLEQINPGNSVKGLLVFDVPKDVQPTELGVSGGLFSAEKKITLS from the coding sequence ATGTCCCAGCCCCCCTTCCCCCAGCAGCCGAACCCGCAGTTCCAGCAGGTCCCCGGCCAGCCCACCCCGCCGCAGCAGCCCGTCAAGCCGAGGAAGAAGTGGTACCAGCGGGTCTGGGTCTGGATCCTCGTCGCCATCGTCTTCATCGTCATCGCCGCGAACGGTAACAAGGGCGGTGACACGACCGCCGGCTCGACGCCATCGCAGGCCCCCACCCAGGCGACCACCCAGCAGGCCGGCGAGCAGGTCGCCGCGCAGCCTGAGAAGGCGCCGGAGAAGCCGTCCGAGCAGACCTTCGCGATGAACCAGCCGGTCGACACCAACGACCTGCAGTACACCGTCACCAAGGTGCAGAAGGGCGTCAGCAAGGTGGGCAACGAGTACCTCAACCAGAAGGCCCAGGGGCAGTACGTCCTGGTCAGCGTCACGGTGAAGAACACCAGCAAGTCCGCCAGCACGTTCACCTCGAGCCTCGTGAAGCTCTACGACAAGGACGGCAACGAGTACAGCACCGACACCATGGCGGAGATCTACGCCAACGACCAGAACACGACGTTCCTGGAGCAGATCAATCCGGGCAACAGCGTCAAGGGGCTGCTGGTGTTCGACGTCCCCAAGGACGTCCAGCCGACCGAGCTCGGTGTGAGCGGCGGCCTGTTCAGCGCGGAGAAGAAGATCACTCTCTCCTGA
- a CDS encoding PhoH family protein yields MVSVLGPRDEFLRILERVLDADIHVRGNEIHLSGDEAALRAGTEALTEMVTIIRTGQGLTADAVERLVGMLAGETEVRPADVLTHSILSNRGRTIRPKTLNQKHYVDAIDRHTVVFGIGPAGTGKTYLAVAKAVQALQRKEVNRLILTRPAVEAGEHLGYLPGTLSDKIDPYVRPLYDALHDMVDPDSIPRLLTAGTIEVAPLAYMRGRTLNDAFIILDEAQNTTAEQMKMFLTRLGFGSKMVITGDVTQVDLPGGQRSGLRVVTDILHDVEDIAFCELTAKDVVRHRLVGRIVAAYDRFEAVGAQDRHNQDQKKGTPRR; encoded by the coding sequence ATGGTGTCGGTGCTCGGCCCTCGCGACGAGTTCCTGCGGATCCTCGAGCGGGTGCTCGACGCCGACATCCACGTCCGGGGCAACGAGATCCACCTGTCCGGCGACGAAGCCGCGCTGCGCGCGGGCACGGAGGCACTGACCGAGATGGTCACCATCATCCGCACCGGTCAGGGGCTGACGGCGGACGCCGTCGAGCGCCTGGTGGGGATGCTCGCGGGGGAGACCGAGGTCCGTCCCGCCGACGTGCTCACCCACTCGATCCTGTCCAACCGCGGCCGGACCATCCGCCCGAAGACCCTCAACCAGAAGCACTACGTCGACGCGATCGACCGGCACACGGTCGTTTTCGGCATCGGCCCGGCGGGCACCGGCAAAACCTATCTCGCGGTGGCGAAGGCGGTCCAGGCACTGCAGCGCAAGGAGGTCAACCGGCTCATCCTCACCCGTCCCGCGGTGGAGGCCGGCGAACACCTCGGCTACCTGCCCGGCACGCTGAGCGACAAGATCGACCCGTACGTACGGCCGCTCTACGACGCCCTGCACGACATGGTCGATCCCGACTCCATCCCGCGGCTGCTCACCGCCGGCACCATCGAGGTGGCCCCGCTGGCGTACATGCGTGGTCGTACGCTCAACGACGCGTTCATCATCCTCGACGAGGCGCAGAACACCACCGCCGAGCAGATGAAGATGTTCCTCACCCGGCTCGGCTTCGGGTCGAAGATGGTGATCACCGGTGACGTCACCCAGGTCGATCTGCCGGGTGGCCAGCGATCGGGCCTGCGGGTGGTCACCGACATCCTCCACGACGTCGAGGACATCGCCTTCTGTGAGCTGACCGCCAAGGACGTCGTACGGCACCGGCTGGTCGGCCGGATCGTCGCCGCGTACGACCGATTCGAGGCCGTCGGCGCGCAGGACCGCCACAATCAGGACCAGAAGAAGGGGACCCCACGCCGGTGA
- the argG gene encoding argininosuccinate synthase → MSKVLTSLPVGERVGLAFSGGLDTSVAVAWMREKGAIPCTYTADIGQYDEPDIASVPGRAGAYGAEISRLVDCREALVEEGLSALQCGAFHIRTAGKAYFNTTPLGRAVTGTLLVRAMKEDGVNIWGDGSTYKGNDIERFYRYGLMANPQLQIYKPWLDVDFVNELGGRDEMSQWLGERDLPYRDSKEKAYSTDANIWGATHEAKQLEMLDAGLDIVEPIMGVKAWDENVQVVTEEVTVRFEQGRPVEINGQTFASAVELVLEANAIGGRHGLGVSDQIENRIIEAKSRGIYEAPGMALLHIGYERLLNAIHNEDTVANYHNEGRRLGRLMYEGRWLDPQSLMLRESLQRWVGSAITGSVTLRLRRGDDYTILDTEGPALSYHPEKLSMERVTDAAFGPEDRIGQLTMRNLDIADSRARLEQYAQQGIVGGATAELVGALESGASTAIAGGNGPDDDSEALDRAAFDQGTD, encoded by the coding sequence ATGTCCAAGGTTCTGACTTCCCTGCCGGTCGGCGAGCGCGTCGGCCTCGCTTTCTCCGGAGGTCTCGACACCTCCGTCGCCGTCGCCTGGATGCGTGAGAAGGGCGCGATCCCGTGCACGTACACCGCTGACATCGGGCAGTACGACGAGCCGGACATCGCCTCGGTGCCCGGTCGCGCCGGGGCGTACGGCGCGGAGATCTCCCGCCTGGTCGACTGCCGTGAGGCGCTGGTCGAGGAGGGCCTGTCCGCCCTCCAGTGCGGCGCCTTCCACATCCGGACCGCGGGCAAGGCCTACTTCAACACGACGCCGCTGGGACGTGCGGTGACCGGCACGCTGCTGGTCCGCGCGATGAAGGAGGACGGCGTCAACATCTGGGGCGACGGCTCCACCTACAAGGGCAACGACATCGAGCGGTTCTACCGCTACGGCCTGATGGCCAACCCGCAGCTGCAGATCTACAAGCCCTGGCTCGACGTCGACTTCGTCAACGAGCTGGGTGGCCGCGACGAGATGTCGCAGTGGCTGGGCGAGCGGGACCTGCCGTACCGCGACTCCAAGGAGAAGGCCTACTCCACCGACGCCAACATCTGGGGCGCCACTCACGAGGCCAAGCAGCTCGAGATGCTCGACGCCGGTCTGGACATCGTCGAGCCGATCATGGGCGTCAAGGCCTGGGACGAGAATGTCCAGGTGGTCACCGAGGAGGTGACGGTCCGCTTCGAGCAGGGCCGTCCGGTGGAGATCAACGGGCAGACGTTCGCCAGCGCGGTCGAGCTGGTCCTGGAGGCCAACGCCATCGGTGGCCGGCACGGCCTGGGCGTCTCCGACCAGATCGAGAACCGGATCATCGAGGCCAAGTCCCGCGGCATCTACGAGGCCCCGGGCATGGCGCTGCTGCACATCGGCTACGAGCGGCTGCTCAACGCGATCCACAACGAGGACACCGTCGCGAACTACCACAACGAGGGCCGTCGCCTCGGCCGGCTGATGTACGAGGGCCGTTGGCTCGACCCACAGTCGCTGATGCTGCGCGAGTCGCTGCAGCGCTGGGTCGGGTCGGCGATCACCGGATCGGTGACCCTGCGGCTGCGTCGTGGTGACGACTACACCATCCTCGACACCGAGGGCCCGGCACTGAGCTACCACCCGGAGAAGCTCTCGATGGAGCGGGTCACCGACGCGGCGTTCGGCCCGGAGGACCGGATCGGTCAGCTCACCATGCGCAACCTCGACATCGCGGACTCGCGGGCCCGCCTCGAGCAGTACGCCCAGCAGGGCATCGTCGGCGGTGCCACGGCCGAGTTGGTCGGCGCGCTGGAGAGCGGCGCCTCGACCGCGATCGCCGGTGGCAACGGGCCCGACGACGACAGTGAAGCGCTCGATCGCGCCGCCTTCGACCAGGGCACCGACTGA
- the era gene encoding GTPase Era: MDAPTSSGDRRGDEGGYRSGFVCFVGRPNAGKSTLTNALVGQKIAIASDKPQTTRHVVRGIITRPDGQLVLIDTPGLHRPRTLLGERLNDLVRDTWSEVDVVAVCLPASQRIGPGDSYLVEQLARLRNRPTLVALATKSDLVSGDRLRQHLMAIQALEEKLGISWAHIIPVSGLTGDQVAEVGDVLLGLLPPGPQYYPDDEFTDEPEEQLVAELIREAVLEGVRDELPHSIAVMVDEMRMRADRPEDKPLLDIYASMVVERDSQKGIVIGHKGERLRQVGTAARQQIAHLLGVPVYLDLKVKVMKDWQRDPKFLNRLGF, from the coding sequence ATGGACGCACCGACCAGCAGCGGCGACCGCCGCGGGGACGAGGGCGGCTACCGTTCCGGCTTCGTGTGCTTCGTCGGCCGGCCGAACGCCGGGAAGTCGACACTGACCAACGCCTTGGTGGGGCAGAAGATCGCCATCGCCTCGGACAAGCCGCAGACCACCCGCCACGTCGTCCGCGGCATCATCACCCGGCCCGACGGGCAGCTGGTGCTGATCGACACGCCGGGCCTGCACCGGCCCCGTACGTTGCTGGGGGAGCGGCTCAACGACCTGGTCCGCGACACCTGGTCCGAGGTCGACGTGGTGGCGGTGTGTCTGCCGGCGAGCCAGCGGATCGGCCCCGGCGACAGCTACCTCGTCGAGCAGCTCGCCCGGCTGCGCAACCGGCCCACGCTGGTGGCGCTGGCGACGAAGTCCGACCTGGTCAGTGGTGACCGGCTGCGCCAGCACCTGATGGCGATCCAGGCGCTGGAGGAGAAGCTCGGCATCAGCTGGGCGCACATCATCCCGGTCTCCGGGCTGACCGGCGACCAGGTCGCCGAGGTCGGCGACGTCCTGCTCGGCCTGCTGCCGCCCGGTCCGCAGTACTACCCGGACGACGAGTTCACCGACGAGCCGGAGGAACAGCTGGTCGCCGAACTGATCCGGGAGGCGGTGCTGGAGGGTGTTCGCGACGAGCTGCCGCACTCCATCGCCGTGATGGTCGACGAGATGCGGATGCGCGCCGATCGTCCGGAGGACAAGCCGCTGCTCGACATCTACGCCTCGATGGTGGTGGAGCGTGACTCGCAGAAGGGCATCGTGATCGGGCACAAGGGGGAGCGGCTGCGTCAGGTGGGCACCGCGGCCCGCCAGCAGATCGCGCACCTGCTCGGGGTGCCGGTCTACCTGGATCTCAAGGTCAAGGTGATGAAGGACTGGCAGCGCGACCCCAAGTTCCTCAACCGGCTGGGTTTCTGA
- a CDS encoding response regulator transcription factor, which yields MAHTEGDIRPIRVMVVDDDPMARSAIRAIVEADQGLIVVAEASEGGEVIDRVHAHHPDVVLMDLHLPTVNGVAVTARLLRGVNPPKVIALTSVDLDRYVFDALEAGASGFLLKDVAPKDLQQAIRTVHAGESVLSPRSTSHVIRHFVDVAHREQNLEAARGVARLTARELEVALLVHEDLSNDEIARRLCCSAATVKTHLSHAMAKLDASTRLQVALLIERAAPMTPVLGAGRMG from the coding sequence GTGGCACACACAGAGGGGGACATCCGGCCGATCCGGGTGATGGTGGTGGACGACGACCCGATGGCGCGCAGCGCGATCCGGGCGATCGTCGAGGCTGATCAGGGTCTGATCGTGGTCGCCGAGGCATCGGAGGGCGGTGAGGTGATCGACCGCGTACATGCGCACCATCCGGACGTGGTCCTGATGGACCTCCACCTGCCGACGGTCAACGGCGTCGCCGTCACCGCCCGACTGCTGCGCGGGGTCAATCCGCCCAAGGTGATCGCGTTGACGTCGGTGGATCTCGACAGGTACGTCTTCGACGCCCTTGAGGCGGGCGCGAGCGGCTTCCTGCTCAAGGACGTCGCGCCCAAGGATCTGCAACAGGCGATCCGTACGGTCCATGCGGGGGAGTCCGTGCTGTCGCCGCGCAGCACCAGCCATGTCATCCGGCACTTCGTCGATGTCGCCCACCGCGAGCAGAACCTGGAGGCTGCACGCGGGGTTGCGCGGCTGACAGCCCGCGAGTTGGAGGTTGCCCTCCTCGTCCACGAGGACCTCAGCAACGACGAGATCGCCCGGCGGCTGTGCTGCAGCGCGGCGACCGTCAAGACCCATCTGAGTCACGCGATGGCGAAGCTCGACGCGTCGACCCGGCTTCAGGTCGCGTTGTTGATCGAGCGGGCGGCCCCCATGACACCGGTGCTGGGCGCCGGCCGGATGGGATGA
- a CDS encoding hemolysin family protein, producing the protein MSEPDIVQLVLALVFAVAAGFLAAIESALHSFSHARAQNLVEEGVSGAKRLELITEDPAPTVNAILFIRTILEVTAIVLVARVVVDLQLRDWAELLLAIGSMVVVSFIAWGVAPRTLGRQHADGIATRTSGLVMLLTTVLGPIPQLLIAIGNILTPGRGFDDGPFSSEAELRELVDKAEESDVIEAGERRMIHSVFELGDTMVKEVMVPRTDIVSIEDNKTLRQATSLALRSGFSRIPVVGEGGLDNVVGIVFLKDLMKRTYDNPQAQTTERVSSLMRPPTWCPDSKPVDDLLREMQATHSHLVMVVDEFGGTSGLATIEDILEEIVGEIVDEYDAEIAPVTRLSEGRYRVSARLAVDELGELFGRKLDDEDVDTVGGLMAKLLNMVPIAGSVVRWEGLELVAERAQGRRNQIGTVLVTQVGDDTDAGDERGTSAVFRSAQETEDE; encoded by the coding sequence ATGAGCGAGCCGGACATCGTCCAGCTGGTCCTCGCCCTCGTCTTCGCCGTCGCGGCGGGATTCCTCGCCGCGATCGAGTCCGCGCTGCACTCCTTCTCCCATGCCAGGGCCCAGAACCTGGTCGAGGAGGGGGTGAGCGGCGCCAAGCGGCTCGAACTGATCACCGAGGACCCCGCGCCCACCGTGAACGCGATCCTCTTCATCCGGACCATCCTCGAGGTCACCGCCATCGTGCTGGTGGCCCGCGTGGTGGTGGACCTGCAGCTGCGGGACTGGGCCGAGCTGCTGTTGGCGATCGGGTCCATGGTGGTCGTCTCGTTCATCGCCTGGGGGGTCGCGCCGCGTACGCTCGGCCGTCAGCACGCCGACGGCATCGCCACTCGCACCTCGGGCCTGGTGATGCTGCTGACCACCGTGCTGGGGCCGATCCCGCAGCTGCTGATCGCCATCGGCAACATCCTCACCCCCGGCCGTGGCTTCGACGACGGACCCTTCTCGTCGGAGGCCGAGTTGCGGGAACTGGTCGACAAGGCCGAGGAGTCCGACGTGATCGAGGCCGGCGAGCGCCGGATGATCCACTCGGTCTTCGAGCTCGGCGACACCATGGTCAAGGAGGTGATGGTGCCGCGGACCGACATCGTGTCGATCGAGGACAACAAGACGCTGCGCCAGGCGACCTCGTTGGCCCTGCGGTCCGGTTTCAGCCGGATCCCGGTCGTCGGCGAGGGCGGACTGGACAACGTGGTCGGCATCGTCTTCCTCAAGGACCTGATGAAGCGTACGTACGACAACCCGCAGGCCCAGACCACCGAGCGGGTCTCGTCGCTGATGCGCCCGCCCACCTGGTGTCCCGACTCCAAGCCGGTCGACGACCTGCTGCGGGAGATGCAGGCCACCCACTCGCACCTGGTGATGGTGGTCGACGAGTTCGGTGGCACCTCAGGGCTGGCGACGATCGAGGACATCCTCGAGGAGATCGTCGGCGAGATCGTGGACGAGTACGACGCCGAGATCGCCCCGGTCACCAGGCTCTCCGAGGGCCGCTACCGGGTCTCGGCCCGGCTGGCCGTCGACGAGCTGGGGGAGTTGTTCGGGCGCAAGCTGGACGACGAGGACGTCGACACGGTCGGCGGCCTGATGGCCAAACTGCTCAACATGGTGCCGATCGCCGGCTCCGTGGTGCGCTGGGAGGGCCTGGAGCTGGTGGCCGAACGCGCCCAGGGCCGGCGCAACCAGATCGGCACCGTGCTCGTCACCCAGGTGGGGGACGACACAGACGCGGGTGACGAGCGGGGCACCTCGGCGGTGTTCCGCTCGGCGCAGGAGACGGAGGACGAGTGA
- a CDS encoding sulfate ABC transporter substrate-binding protein, whose product MQPTVSRRTLLSIAGLASAGLTLSGCVGGAASPGGASSSAATTTLHLVGFAVPKEANNAAQAAFARTDAGKGVVWQESYGASGDQSRAVVNGLAADYVNFSLEGDVTRLVDAGLVDATWKSGPTKGIVSDSVVVIVVPKGNPKNITGWADLVKPGIRIVTPNPASSGSARWNILAAYQQVISQGGTEAQAEEYLTSFFQNVVALPGSGRDATNAFLQGTADVLISYENEAILARQSGETFEYLVPDNTLLIENPGAVTKTANPTAQAYLDFVLSPAGQVEFAKKGFRPVLSGVKVPEVPGANDPKNPYPTPAKLFTINDDLGGWSAVNKKFFADATGLVPKIQQKTGKTK is encoded by the coding sequence ATGCAACCGACCGTCTCCCGCCGCACCCTGCTCTCCATCGCCGGTCTGGCCTCCGCCGGACTGACCCTGTCCGGCTGCGTCGGTGGCGCGGCCTCGCCGGGCGGCGCCTCGAGCTCCGCGGCCACCACCACCCTCCACCTGGTCGGCTTCGCCGTGCCCAAGGAGGCGAACAACGCCGCCCAGGCGGCGTTCGCCAGGACCGACGCCGGCAAGGGGGTCGTCTGGCAGGAGTCGTACGGCGCCTCCGGCGACCAGAGCCGGGCCGTGGTGAACGGCCTGGCCGCGGACTACGTCAACTTCTCCCTCGAGGGCGACGTCACCCGCCTGGTCGACGCCGGTCTGGTCGACGCCACCTGGAAGAGCGGCCCGACCAAGGGCATCGTCTCCGACTCCGTGGTGGTCATCGTCGTTCCCAAGGGCAATCCGAAGAACATCACCGGCTGGGCCGACCTGGTCAAGCCCGGCATCCGTATCGTCACCCCCAACCCCGCCAGCTCCGGCTCCGCGCGGTGGAACATCCTGGCCGCCTACCAGCAGGTGATCAGCCAGGGCGGCACCGAGGCGCAGGCCGAGGAGTACCTCACCTCGTTCTTCCAGAACGTCGTCGCTCTGCCCGGCAGCGGCCGTGACGCCACCAACGCTTTCCTGCAGGGCACCGCCGACGTGCTCATCTCCTACGAGAACGAGGCCATCCTGGCCCGCCAGTCCGGTGAGACCTTCGAGTACCTGGTGCCCGACAACACCCTGCTGATCGAGAACCCGGGCGCGGTGACGAAGACCGCCAACCCCACGGCGCAGGCCTACCTGGACTTCGTCCTCAGCCCGGCGGGTCAGGTCGAGTTCGCCAAGAAGGGCTTCCGTCCGGTCCTCTCCGGGGTGAAGGTCCCCGAGGTGCCGGGTGCCAACGACCCGAAGAACCCGTACCCGACGCCGGCCAAGCTGTTCACCATCAATGACGACCTGGGCGGCTGGTCGGCGGTGAACAAGAAGTTCTTCGCCGACGCCACCGGCCTGGTGCCGAAGATCCAGCAGAAGACGGGCAAGACCAAGTGA
- the ybeY gene encoding rRNA maturation RNase YbeY, translating to MSVELNNESGIEADEQGLATLATWVLAELRIHPQAELSIVLVDEETMAAYHVKYMDLPGPTDVLSFPMDELRIPEPDEPEPEGLLGDIVLAPAVTARQAAENDRTPDQEAEYLLVHGILHLLGYDHATPEEHAEMFGLHDRLMAAYEEHRAGGKGA from the coding sequence GTGAGCGTCGAACTGAACAACGAGTCAGGGATCGAGGCGGATGAGCAGGGGCTGGCCACGCTGGCCACCTGGGTGCTGGCGGAGTTGCGGATCCATCCGCAGGCCGAGCTGTCGATCGTGCTGGTCGACGAGGAGACGATGGCGGCCTACCACGTCAAGTACATGGACCTTCCCGGTCCGACCGACGTGCTGTCGTTCCCGATGGACGAGTTGCGCATCCCCGAACCGGACGAGCCGGAGCCCGAGGGGCTGCTCGGCGACATCGTGCTGGCCCCGGCGGTGACGGCGCGCCAGGCCGCCGAGAACGACCGGACGCCGGACCAGGAGGCGGAGTACCTGCTGGTGCACGGCATCCTGCACCTGCTCGGCTACGACCACGCCACCCCCGAGGAGCACGCCGAGATGTTCGGACTGCACGACCGCCTGATGGCGGCGTACGAGGAGCATCGGGCGGGCGGGAAGGGCGCATGA
- a CDS encoding sensor histidine kinase — protein sequence MLSRSEPSATLAADLRRAVPWTVVGRVAWTVLGGLVGILACLVALVGSLSVVPGYQTSADVGGQLTGLGALVLLAWLLAMFTIFVRRSQPWVPAAAGVVLAVGLQLDSLLLLLGGAAVVLHRDRRQGVIASVVAGAITLVAGLRDGLRPWGHTAWVFALGSDPLAAPDRGLQLGVSVGIAVGAGAVVLGTAWLIRSRRDLGATRRDLGATEQARAVAEDRSEQLETTAVRLAERERLAREVHDSLAHRLSLISLHAGALEEAAQDSDPSVADSAEALRDSAHRSLEDLRDLVSTLREPPASGRPAVAGDPAPVPPIGLAALPELVDSARASGVCIEATIMVQDADEATDLLNRAAYRIVQEALTNAVKHAPGQPVRMELTAGPTIGVHLAVRNPQGLDAGLPGSGSGLIGMQERAALLGGILTAEPDGRGEFVVEASLPWQTDRAPDRLGQPG from the coding sequence GTGCTGAGCCGATCCGAACCATCCGCCACCCTCGCGGCCGACCTCCGAAGGGCCGTCCCCTGGACGGTCGTCGGCCGTGTCGCCTGGACCGTCCTCGGCGGTCTGGTGGGGATCCTCGCCTGTCTGGTCGCCCTGGTCGGCTCCCTCAGCGTGGTGCCCGGCTACCAGACGAGCGCGGACGTCGGCGGGCAGCTGACGGGCCTCGGCGCCTTGGTGCTGCTGGCCTGGCTGCTGGCGATGTTCACGATCTTCGTCCGTCGGAGCCAACCCTGGGTGCCGGCGGCGGCGGGCGTGGTGCTCGCCGTGGGTCTGCAGCTCGACAGTCTGCTGTTGCTGCTCGGTGGGGCGGCGGTCGTCCTGCACCGGGACCGCCGGCAGGGGGTGATCGCCTCCGTTGTCGCCGGAGCCATCACTCTGGTTGCCGGGCTGCGTGACGGCCTGCGACCGTGGGGTCACACCGCGTGGGTGTTCGCGCTGGGGTCGGATCCGTTGGCCGCTCCTGACCGGGGTCTCCAGCTCGGTGTCAGTGTGGGCATCGCCGTCGGCGCCGGCGCTGTGGTGCTCGGCACCGCGTGGCTGATCCGCTCCCGCCGGGATCTCGGAGCCACCCGCCGGGACCTCGGGGCGACGGAGCAGGCGCGGGCGGTCGCCGAGGACCGCAGCGAGCAGCTGGAGACGACCGCTGTCCGGCTGGCGGAGCGGGAGCGGTTGGCCCGTGAAGTGCACGACTCGCTGGCCCACCGACTGTCTCTCATCTCGCTGCACGCCGGCGCGCTGGAGGAAGCCGCGCAGGACAGCGATCCGTCGGTCGCCGACTCCGCTGAAGCGCTCCGCGACAGCGCGCACCGCTCGCTGGAGGACCTGCGCGACCTTGTCAGCACGCTGCGTGAGCCGCCGGCTTCGGGCCGTCCGGCGGTCGCCGGTGATCCAGCCCCAGTGCCGCCGATCGGGCTCGCCGCCCTGCCTGAACTGGTCGACTCGGCGCGGGCGTCCGGTGTCTGCATCGAGGCCACCATCATGGTCCAGGACGCCGACGAGGCCACCGACCTGCTCAACCGTGCCGCCTACCGGATCGTCCAGGAGGCACTGACCAACGCGGTGAAACATGCGCCGGGACAGCCCGTCCGGATGGAGCTGACCGCCGGGCCGACGATCGGGGTGCACCTCGCTGTGCGCAACCCGCAGGGCCTGGATGCCGGTCTGCCGGGCTCCGGCAGTGGGCTGATCGGGATGCAGGAACGGGCTGCGCTGCTCGGCGGGATCCTGACCGCCGAGCCGGACGGACGGGGGGAGTTCGTGGTCGAGGCGTCACTGCCGTGGCAGACCGATCGAGCACCTGATCGACTCGGTCAGCCCGGGTGA
- a CDS encoding DUF5709 domain-containing protein: MSLADGTRQKGAHWGMATYNDETSTDPSEVVDQLDPEQSLVERDVADPLDEGIIAPDDWSGAMTEALEGPEGLRDRIKREDPGRERFEEPDWNGTGLDERDYRRAGRLVDYKDGYDGEDRESGLIGHDVGLSGGAASAEEAAVQIIDQDELEESERRDD; this comes from the coding sequence ATGTCCCTGGCAGACGGCACCCGACAGAAGGGGGCACACTGGGGTATGGCCACCTACAACGACGAAACCAGCACGGACCCCTCGGAGGTCGTCGACCAGCTCGACCCGGAGCAGAGTCTGGTCGAGCGTGACGTCGCGGACCCACTCGACGAGGGGATCATCGCCCCCGACGACTGGTCGGGCGCCATGACCGAGGCACTCGAAGGGCCCGAGGGGCTGCGCGATCGGATCAAGCGGGAGGACCCCGGGCGGGAGCGCTTCGAGGAACCCGACTGGAACGGCACGGGTCTCGACGAGAGGGACTACCGGCGAGCCGGCCGGCTCGTCGACTACAAGGACGGGTACGACGGTGAGGACCGGGAGTCCGGCCTGATCGGGCACGACGTCGGCCTCTCCGGAGGAGCGGCGAGTGCCGAGGAGGCCGCTGTGCAGATCATCGACCAGGACGAGCTGGAGGAGTCCGAGCGTCGCGACGACTGA